One part of the Treponema sp. OMZ 787 genome encodes these proteins:
- the frr gene encoding ribosome recycling factor — protein MIEEVKKNCEEKMKKAVAALKEEFNMLRTGRASSALFDKIRVNCYGESTPLNQLANISIPEARLVVIQPWDKGLLVEIEKAVLQADLSVNPTNDGKVIRIAIPPLTEERRKDLAKKAKTIAENSRVSVRNIRRDGIDEAKKLQKDGKISEDQLKTAEDSFQKSTDAYIAEINKVLEAKEKEIMEN, from the coding sequence ATGATAGAAGAAGTTAAAAAGAATTGTGAAGAAAAAATGAAAAAAGCGGTTGCCGCATTAAAAGAAGAATTCAATATGCTGAGAACCGGACGGGCATCTTCAGCTCTTTTTGATAAGATAAGAGTAAATTGCTATGGAGAGTCCACTCCCCTTAACCAGCTTGCAAATATTTCTATCCCCGAAGCAAGGCTTGTAGTAATTCAGCCCTGGGATAAGGGCTTATTGGTCGAAATTGAAAAGGCCGTTTTACAGGCTGATCTTTCGGTTAATCCCACAAATGACGGAAAAGTTATACGCATTGCAATTCCGCCTTTGACCGAGGAAAGAAGAAAGGATCTTGCAAAAAAGGCAAAGACCATTGCCGAAAATTCCCGCGTTTCAGTCCGTAACATCAGGCGTGACGGAATCGATGAGGCAAAAAAATTACAAAAGGACGGAAAGATAAGCGAAGACCAGCTAAAGACAGCCGAGGATTCCTTCCAAAAATCCACTGATGCTTACATTGCCGAAATAAATAAGGTTCTTGAAGCAAAAGAAAAGGAAATAATGGAAAACTAA
- the tsf gene encoding translation elongation factor Ts yields MDIKASDVKELRDKTGAGMMECKKALQHCNGDAKEAEKYLKEKGLAAVEKRADRVTSEGIIVIKNDHKKAVMLEMTCETDFVAKNADFIAVGDDIANTAFDKDISEVTPELNDKLLDLATRVRENMNLTRLINVKAGADEYLSRYIHSDKKTGVIVVLKSDKPEIFEKAEIQEFAYDCCLHAAAFMPLYVKKEDVDAAYIKEQEEIFRGQVAELDKPDNVKEGIVKGKISKHLSEICFLEQAFVKDDKLSVSKKMAEVGKEADASLSLSKLVIFQLGLGM; encoded by the coding sequence ATGGACATTAAAGCATCTGATGTAAAAGAATTACGCGATAAGACCGGTGCAGGAATGATGGAATGTAAAAAAGCCTTACAGCACTGCAACGGAGACGCTAAAGAAGCTGAAAAATATTTAAAAGAAAAAGGTTTGGCCGCTGTCGAAAAAAGAGCCGACAGGGTAACAAGCGAAGGTATCATAGTTATCAAAAACGATCACAAAAAGGCTGTTATGCTCGAGATGACCTGCGAAACAGACTTTGTTGCAAAAAATGCAGACTTTATCGCTGTCGGTGACGATATTGCAAATACGGCCTTTGATAAGGACATTTCTGAGGTTACTCCCGAACTTAACGATAAGCTTTTGGATTTGGCTACCCGCGTACGCGAGAACATGAACCTCACTCGCTTAATCAACGTAAAGGCCGGGGCAGACGAGTATCTTTCACGCTACATTCACTCCGATAAAAAAACCGGTGTTATTGTGGTTTTAAAGTCTGATAAACCCGAAATCTTTGAAAAAGCCGAGATACAGGAATTTGCTTATGACTGCTGTTTACATGCAGCCGCCTTTATGCCCCTCTATGTAAAAAAAGAGGATGTAGATGCAGCTTATATCAAAGAACAGGAAGAAATTTTTAGAGGTCAGGTTGCCGAATTGGATAAACCCGATAATGTAAAAGAAGGCATCGTTAAGGGAAAAATTTCAAAACACTTATCCGAAATCTGCTTCCTTGAGCAGGCCTTTGTAAAAGACGATAAACTTTCCGTTTCAAAGAAAATGGCCGAAGTCGGTAAAGAGGCCGATGCTTCTTTGAGCTTGTCAAAACTGGTTATTTTTCAGTTAGGACTCGGAATGTAA
- the leuS gene encoding leucine--tRNA ligase has product MAYPFSTIEPKWQKYWEENKTFRTVEDKNYPKDKRLYILDMFPYPSGDGLHVGHPEGYTATDIYSRFLRMNGYNVLHPMGFDSFGLPAENYAIKTGIHPLITTRKNMETFRNQIKSIGLSYDWDREISTSEESYYKWTQWIFLQLFKKGLAYEKEAPINWCPSCLTGLANEEVKDGKCERCGAQIQRKNLRQWILKITEYAERLLEDLDELDWPESIKIMQKNWIGKSTGAEVDFALIDKEGKETGQKIKVYTTRPDTIFGATYMVLAPEHELVKSITTKEQSKAVADYIEEAAKKSDLERTDLAKNKTGVFTGAYAINPLTEQKIPVWISDYILISYGTGAIMAVPAHDERDFEFATQFNLPKIKVVAGVEEWEGGKRDFSEEPKACTTEDGYSVNSKQFDGLKTEEAKTKITEHLENLGIAKKAVNYKLRDWIFSRQRYWGEPIPLVHCPCCGIVPIDEHDLPLSLPQVESYTPTGTGESPLAAIDSWVNTKCPKCGKEAKRETNTMPQWAGSCWYYLRYADPNNNEAFADKNKCDYWMPVDLYVGGTEHAVLHLLYARFWHKVLYDLGLVSTKEPFTRLVNQGMITSFAYMRKNKSLVPADKVKKISETEFEDIETGEKLEQVIAKMSKSLKNVINPDDIIKEYGADTLRLYEMFLGPLEVSKPWNTSGIMGVFRFLEKIWNLSDREIYKTPVNDTSTPETKALTVLLNKTIRKVTEDTASLNFNTAISQMMIFINEVSKHKKIPHYVWYNFVKLLNPYAPHLAEELWQKMGNDESIAYSHWPMFVEKFCVDQTCTVVVQVNGKLRGKFEVEAGTSKEELERLALSNEGAIRNIEGKEIKKIITVPDKLVNIVVQ; this is encoded by the coding sequence ATGGCTTATCCTTTTAGTACAATAGAACCTAAGTGGCAAAAATATTGGGAAGAAAACAAAACCTTTAGAACAGTCGAAGACAAAAATTATCCCAAGGATAAGAGGCTTTATATTTTAGATATGTTCCCCTATCCTTCGGGAGACGGACTTCATGTAGGACACCCTGAAGGATACACTGCAACGGATATTTACAGCCGTTTTTTACGCATGAACGGATACAATGTACTCCATCCGATGGGGTTTGATTCTTTCGGTCTCCCTGCAGAAAACTATGCAATAAAGACCGGTATTCATCCTCTTATCACTACCCGAAAAAATATGGAAACCTTTAGAAACCAGATAAAGTCCATAGGTTTAAGCTATGATTGGGACAGGGAAATTTCTACAAGCGAAGAATCCTATTATAAATGGACCCAGTGGATCTTTCTCCAATTATTTAAAAAGGGCTTAGCCTACGAAAAAGAAGCCCCCATCAACTGGTGTCCTTCCTGCTTAACAGGCCTTGCCAATGAGGAAGTAAAAGACGGTAAATGCGAAAGGTGCGGAGCTCAAATCCAACGCAAAAACTTGAGGCAGTGGATTTTAAAGATAACCGAATATGCAGAACGCCTCCTAGAGGACTTGGATGAACTCGACTGGCCCGAATCCATAAAAATCATGCAAAAGAACTGGATAGGCAAGAGTACGGGAGCCGAGGTAGATTTTGCTCTAATCGATAAGGAAGGAAAAGAAACAGGGCAAAAGATCAAGGTTTATACAACCCGCCCCGACACAATCTTCGGAGCCACCTACATGGTATTGGCCCCGGAACACGAGCTTGTAAAAAGCATAACTACAAAGGAACAATCAAAAGCCGTTGCCGATTATATAGAAGAGGCTGCAAAAAAAAGCGATCTTGAAAGAACCGACCTTGCAAAAAACAAGACCGGCGTTTTTACGGGAGCCTATGCAATCAATCCTCTCACAGAACAAAAAATCCCGGTCTGGATTTCCGACTATATTTTAATCTCTTACGGAACGGGAGCAATTATGGCTGTTCCTGCTCACGATGAAAGGGACTTTGAATTTGCAACTCAATTCAATTTACCGAAAATCAAGGTAGTAGCCGGAGTAGAAGAATGGGAAGGCGGAAAAAGAGACTTCTCTGAAGAACCCAAGGCGTGCACAACCGAGGACGGCTATTCTGTCAACTCAAAACAATTTGACGGACTCAAAACCGAAGAAGCCAAGACAAAGATAACCGAGCATCTTGAAAATCTCGGTATTGCAAAAAAAGCCGTAAACTATAAGCTCCGCGACTGGATCTTCAGCCGCCAGCGCTACTGGGGAGAGCCCATACCCTTAGTACACTGCCCATGCTGCGGCATAGTTCCAATAGACGAGCATGATCTTCCCCTAAGCCTTCCCCAAGTCGAAAGCTATACTCCCACAGGAACGGGAGAAAGCCCCTTGGCTGCAATCGATTCTTGGGTAAATACAAAATGCCCCAAGTGCGGAAAAGAAGCAAAACGCGAAACCAATACCATGCCCCAGTGGGCGGGTTCTTGCTGGTACTATCTCCGCTATGCAGATCCCAATAACAACGAAGCCTTTGCCGACAAAAACAAGTGCGATTACTGGATGCCGGTAGACCTCTATGTAGGAGGAACGGAGCATGCAGTTCTTCACCTATTATATGCAAGATTTTGGCACAAGGTCTTATATGACTTAGGCCTTGTTTCTACAAAGGAACCCTTTACACGGCTTGTAAATCAGGGAATGATAACCTCCTTTGCCTATATGCGAAAAAACAAAAGCCTTGTTCCGGCCGATAAGGTTAAAAAAATATCCGAAACCGAATTTGAAGACATAGAAACAGGCGAGAAACTTGAGCAGGTAATAGCCAAGATGTCCAAGAGCTTAAAGAACGTTATCAACCCTGACGACATAATAAAGGAATACGGAGCAGACACTCTCCGGCTCTACGAAATGTTCTTAGGCCCATTGGAGGTTTCAAAACCTTGGAACACAAGCGGTATAATGGGCGTGTTCAGATTTTTGGAAAAAATCTGGAACCTTTCCGATAGGGAAATCTACAAAACTCCCGTCAACGATACCTCGACTCCTGAAACTAAGGCCTTGACCGTTCTCTTAAATAAAACGATTAGAAAGGTAACCGAGGATACGGCCTCTCTTAACTTTAATACGGCCATAAGCCAGATGATGATTTTTATAAACGAGGTTTCAAAGCACAAAAAGATACCCCACTATGTTTGGTATAATTTTGTAAAACTTTTAAACCCTTACGCTCCCCACTTGGCTGAAGAGCTTTGGCAAAAGATGGGGAATGATGAATCGATAGCCTATTCTCACTGGCCGATGTTTGTCGAAAAATTCTGCGTTGACCAAACATGCACGGTTGTAGTACAGGTAAACGGCAAGCTCCGCGGTAAGTTTGAGGTAGAAGCAGGCACCTCTAAAGAGGAACTTGAACGCCTTGCTCTTTCAAATGAGGGAGCAATCCGCAACATTGAAGGCAAGGAAATTAAAAAGATAATAACCGTGCCGGATAAGCTTGTAAATATTGTAGTGCAATAG
- the rseP gene encoding RIP metalloprotease RseP, with product MIKILIGLIILSIMVFIHELGHFIAAKLCGVAVESFSIGWGPVLFRKKKGDTEYRISAIPMGGYCGMKGEKAFQQAIEENLSAIPKKEGELYGVHPFKRIIIAFAGPFANYISAVLALAIVSAIGSSYYTSSNKIAPVYYYNEADDSPAREADLRMGDVILSINGEKTETFADIVRLIVPEAKEEVTLKIEREGQIITKKLRPKLDPKTGAGIIGFYSFIPLEIEGVKPSSSAELAGLKKGDLITSVNGIEVANTVDLSRALDGINEKTAELGVLRDGNKIARTVSLIRTENGIDLGINIKSIKVEIPGTGFFKSIANGFISTHKSFILTFKSLSLLFKGVDLRQAVSGPVRITHMLGDVAAQGFKAGFLIGLSDILNFVSIISISLFIMNLLPIPILDGGLILFAFIEFIFRRQIHPKVLYYVQFIGIAFIGIVFIFALWGDIGYFLGR from the coding sequence ATGATTAAGATTTTAATAGGTTTGATTATATTGAGCATCATGGTTTTTATCCATGAGTTGGGACATTTTATTGCCGCAAAACTGTGCGGTGTTGCGGTTGAAAGTTTTTCGATAGGCTGGGGCCCCGTTCTTTTTAGAAAAAAGAAGGGAGACACAGAGTATAGAATTTCTGCAATTCCCATGGGAGGTTATTGCGGTATGAAGGGAGAAAAGGCCTTTCAGCAGGCCATCGAAGAAAACTTATCTGCAATTCCTAAAAAAGAAGGCGAACTTTACGGTGTTCACCCTTTTAAGCGGATTATAATTGCTTTTGCCGGCCCCTTTGCAAACTATATAAGTGCAGTTCTTGCTCTTGCGATTGTAAGTGCCATAGGTTCAAGCTATTATACGAGTTCTAACAAGATAGCTCCCGTTTATTACTACAACGAAGCCGATGACTCTCCAGCCCGCGAGGCCGATTTAAGAATGGGGGATGTGATTTTAAGCATTAACGGCGAGAAAACCGAAACCTTTGCCGACATTGTGCGGCTCATAGTGCCCGAAGCAAAGGAAGAGGTTACCTTAAAAATAGAAAGAGAAGGGCAAATCATTACAAAAAAACTTAGGCCCAAGCTCGACCCAAAAACCGGAGCAGGCATAATCGGCTTTTATTCTTTTATTCCTCTTGAAATAGAAGGCGTAAAACCTTCTTCTTCGGCCGAGCTTGCAGGACTTAAAAAGGGCGACCTCATTACATCAGTAAACGGAATTGAAGTTGCCAATACTGTAGACTTAAGCCGTGCCCTGGATGGGATAAACGAAAAAACAGCCGAATTGGGAGTATTAAGAGACGGAAACAAGATAGCAAGAACCGTGAGCCTTATCCGTACGGAAAACGGAATAGATCTGGGTATAAATATAAAGAGCATCAAGGTTGAGATTCCCGGAACGGGCTTTTTTAAAAGCATAGCGAACGGCTTTATTTCGACTCATAAGAGTTTTATATTAACATTCAAAAGTTTAAGTCTCTTGTTTAAGGGAGTTGACTTACGGCAGGCTGTATCAGGGCCGGTACGCATTACCCACATGCTTGGCGATGTCGCCGCCCAAGGTTTTAAGGCCGGTTTTTTAATCGGGCTTTCGGATATCCTAAACTTTGTAAGCATAATTTCGATTTCACTTTTTATAATGAATTTATTGCCGATTCCGATTTTGGACGGAGGCTTAATTCTTTTTGCCTTTATCGAATTTATATTTAGAAGGCAAATACATCCTAAAGTCCTGTACTATGTTCAGTTTATCGGCATAGCCTTTATCGGTATAGTTTTTATTTTTGCCCTTTGGGGAGACATAGGATATTTTTTAGGCAGGTAA
- a CDS encoding di-trans,poly-cis-decaprenylcistransferase — translation MSDDLKHIAIVMDGNGRWAKKRGLPRSMGHREGLNTVKRITKAVSDLGIPYITLYIFSTENWKRTEKEVGFLMGLIKQHLKAELKFYADNNIRIEHIGNLSGLPKDIQDEINSVRERTSDYTGTAIVLAINYGAHDEIIRAIKKINADDISSIDEEAFSAKLDTGTIPPVDLLIRTGGEKRLSNFLLWQSAYAELYFTDTLWPDWTVENLYEAIEDYKKRNRRYGNA, via the coding sequence ATGTCCGATGACTTAAAACATATCGCCATTGTCATGGACGGCAATGGCCGATGGGCAAAAAAAAGAGGACTTCCCCGATCTATGGGGCATAGGGAGGGGCTTAATACGGTTAAGAGGATAACAAAGGCTGTATCAGATTTAGGAATTCCTTATATAACACTTTATATATTTTCTACCGAAAACTGGAAAAGAACCGAAAAGGAGGTCGGCTTTTTAATGGGGCTTATTAAACAGCATTTAAAAGCCGAGCTTAAGTTTTATGCCGATAATAATATCCGTATAGAGCATATAGGCAATTTAAGCGGATTACCTAAAGATATTCAAGATGAAATTAATTCGGTAAGGGAGAGGACTTCAGACTATACAGGAACTGCGATTGTGCTTGCCATAAATTACGGAGCACATGATGAAATTATAAGAGCAATAAAGAAAATAAATGCAGATGATATTTCTTCAATAGATGAAGAAGCGTTTTCCGCAAAATTGGATACAGGTACTATTCCTCCGGTTGACTTGCTTATAAGAACAGGAGGAGAAAAACGCTTAAGCAATTTTTTGCTATGGCAAAGTGCTTATGCGGAGCTCTATTTTACCGATACCTTGTGGCCGGATTGGACAGTAGAAAATTTATATGAAGCCATAGAAGATTATAAAAAAAGGAACAGACGTTACGGAAACGCCTAA
- the rpsB gene encoding 30S ribosomal protein S2, translating into MAVVTMKNLLESGVHFGHQVKRWDPRMKKYIFSERNGIHIIDLQKTIVAIREAYEAVRKVTSEGKSVLFVGTKKQAQQTIQKEAERCGMFYINNRWLGGMLTNFATIKKSLARLKKIEKMEVDGTFDNLTKKEVASLQKEKVKLEKNLGGIKEMKDLPGILFIIDTRKEEIAIREARSLGIPIIAVVDTNCNPEGIDYPIPGNDDAIRAISLFTGVIANAVIEADNEHGLKIIENLQEDEESGDSGVDPYQDREEEITDYSNYTPKDEASGDDEDDDENSLVNDEDLYDDK; encoded by the coding sequence AGTAACCATGAAAAATTTACTTGAATCAGGCGTACATTTCGGCCATCAAGTAAAACGCTGGGATCCGAGAATGAAAAAATACATTTTTTCGGAAAGAAACGGAATTCATATCATCGATTTGCAAAAAACAATCGTTGCAATCCGTGAGGCCTATGAGGCTGTCCGCAAGGTAACATCCGAAGGAAAGTCGGTTTTGTTTGTAGGAACAAAAAAGCAAGCCCAGCAGACAATTCAAAAAGAAGCTGAAAGATGCGGAATGTTCTATATCAACAACCGCTGGCTTGGCGGAATGCTCACAAACTTTGCAACAATCAAAAAGAGCTTGGCCCGTCTTAAGAAAATCGAAAAAATGGAAGTTGACGGAACCTTTGATAATCTTACAAAAAAGGAAGTTGCTTCCCTTCAAAAAGAAAAAGTAAAGCTTGAGAAAAACTTAGGCGGTATTAAAGAGATGAAGGATCTCCCCGGCATCCTCTTTATCATCGATACCCGAAAAGAAGAAATCGCTATCAGAGAAGCCCGCTCCCTAGGTATTCCCATTATCGCTGTTGTAGATACCAACTGCAACCCCGAAGGCATCGACTATCCGATTCCCGGAAACGATGATGCAATCAGAGCTATTTCGCTCTTTACGGGCGTAATTGCTAATGCAGTTATCGAAGCCGATAACGAGCATGGTCTTAAAATCATCGAAAACCTTCAAGAAGATGAAGAATCAGGTGATTCAGGCGTTGATCCCTATCAGGACAGAGAAGAAGAAATTACAGATTATTCCAACTATACTCCCAAAGATGAAGCTTCAGGAGATGATGAGGATGACGATGAAAATTCTCTCGTAAACGATGAGGATTTGTACGACGACAAATAA
- a CDS encoding phosphatidate cytidylyltransferase, protein MKIKKIIERLILFFIGTPLVLASIYLVPHYNFWVYHIELLIVCLIANYEIYNILSQRSAVYPKNILAFFGAVLMLASYLIGLHSVPFQYIFIVLGCVIVGMLFMEILFSLSGNFINSIARLTTGMFMLIYPWGLAVYLSAISSLPNGGALIIIFLLMSFGCDSFAWLLGMLFGKSNRGFIKASPKKSIVGFIGGFAGSVIAAYISFYFFNKQFNGKLRELIIIALATSLFAIIGDIIESILKRSADVKDSGKVILGRGGILDSIDSLIIAAPVFYTLSMFLLGGF, encoded by the coding sequence ATGAAAATTAAAAAAATTATTGAAAGACTGATCCTATTTTTTATAGGCACGCCATTAGTCTTAGCTTCTATTTATCTTGTTCCCCATTATAATTTTTGGGTTTACCATATCGAATTATTGATTGTATGTTTAATTGCAAATTATGAGATATATAATATCCTTTCCCAAAGGTCTGCTGTTTATCCTAAAAATATACTTGCTTTTTTCGGAGCAGTTTTGATGCTTGCTTCATACCTTATAGGGTTGCATTCGGTTCCTTTTCAATATATCTTTATTGTGCTCGGATGTGTAATAGTCGGAATGCTTTTTATGGAAATACTATTTTCTCTGTCAGGGAATTTTATTAATAGCATTGCCCGTCTTACAACTGGAATGTTTATGCTCATCTATCCTTGGGGACTTGCAGTTTATTTATCTGCAATATCGAGTCTACCAAATGGGGGGGCACTCATAATAATATTTCTTCTTATGAGTTTCGGCTGCGATTCATTTGCGTGGCTTTTAGGTATGCTTTTCGGAAAAAGTAACCGAGGGTTTATTAAGGCCAGCCCGAAAAAAAGTATTGTAGGCTTTATAGGAGGCTTTGCAGGTTCAGTTATAGCAGCCTATATTTCATTTTACTTTTTTAATAAACAATTTAACGGAAAATTACGAGAGCTAATAATAATCGCTCTTGCTACGTCTTTATTCGCTATCATCGGCGACATAATAGAATCTATTTTAAAGCGTTCTGCAGATGTAAAGGATTCAGGTAAGGTAATTTTAGGGAGGGGCGGAATTCTTGACAGTATTGACTCCCTGATTATAGCGGCTCCAGTATTCTATACACTTTCTATGTTCTTGTTAGGCGGTTTCTAA
- a CDS encoding FMN-binding protein — translation MKKIRFAVIIFILSLLLFSCNVKNDKELISGIFEGDGQSLMGPIKVRVVIEKSEIKNIDVLEYADTPGYSDTVFEFLPKKIVEKNSTNVDIVAGASLTSKALLEAVDDALKKADLYIEKE, via the coding sequence ATGAAAAAGATAAGGTTTGCAGTTATAATTTTTATTTTGAGTCTCCTTTTGTTTTCATGTAATGTAAAAAACGATAAAGAGCTTATTTCGGGTATTTTTGAAGGAGACGGGCAAAGCCTGATGGGGCCGATAAAAGTAAGGGTTGTGATAGAAAAAAGCGAAATTAAAAATATAGATGTTCTTGAGTATGCCGATACTCCCGGCTATAGCGATACGGTTTTTGAGTTTCTGCCTAAAAAGATTGTCGAAAAAAATTCTACAAATGTGGATATTGTGGCAGGGGCCAGCTTAACGAGCAAGGCCTTGCTGGAGGCCGTAGATGATGCCTTAAAAAAAGCCGACCTCTATATCGAAAAAGAATAG
- the dxr gene encoding 1-deoxy-D-xylulose-5-phosphate reductoisomerase yields the protein MGKKRVIVLGAGGSIGKNSLEIIRRFSDRFELAGFSVHSNLEFAKNLLAEFKNAQFVSTKKTDSKLKHEIDVEAVRQLIEKSRADIVINGIAGSAGLKASVEVIKIGLDLGLANKETIVEAGELIFKDAEKSGSTIIPVDSEHAAIFQLINAHKKENIEKIIITASGGPFLNTPKEKLSTMKLEDALKHPTWKMGGKITIDSASLANKALEVIEAVKLFSFPPEKIEVTVHPQSIIHSMVQCKNGEIFAQASPPDMKNPILNALSFPEMPETFLKPLDFSKIIKLEFIPPRTDAFPMLALGFEAAKKGGAYPIAFNVANEEAVEAFMHGKIGFTDLADITQEVLNSDWTMKPSSYEEVYDYENRARAIALARILARNSSCNKIY from the coding sequence ATGGGAAAAAAACGGGTTATCGTCCTCGGTGCAGGCGGTTCAATCGGAAAAAACTCTTTAGAAATAATAAGAAGATTTTCCGATAGGTTTGAGCTCGCAGGTTTTTCCGTTCATTCAAATTTGGAATTTGCAAAAAATCTTCTTGCCGAATTTAAAAATGCACAATTTGTTTCTACAAAAAAAACGGATTCAAAATTAAAACACGAGATAGATGTTGAAGCTGTAAGGCAGCTGATAGAAAAATCGAGGGCCGATATAGTCATTAACGGTATAGCAGGTTCGGCCGGTTTAAAGGCCTCTGTAGAGGTTATAAAAATCGGCTTGGATTTAGGTCTTGCTAATAAAGAAACCATAGTAGAGGCGGGCGAGCTAATTTTTAAAGATGCCGAAAAATCCGGCAGTACAATAATTCCTGTCGACTCGGAACACGCTGCGATTTTTCAGCTTATAAATGCCCACAAAAAAGAAAATATCGAAAAGATTATAATCACTGCCTCGGGCGGCCCCTTTTTGAATACGCCTAAGGAAAAGCTTAGCACAATGAAACTTGAAGATGCCTTAAAGCATCCTACATGGAAGATGGGCGGAAAAATTACGATAGACTCGGCATCCCTTGCAAACAAGGCCCTAGAGGTGATTGAGGCTGTAAAGCTCTTTTCTTTTCCGCCTGAAAAAATCGAAGTTACGGTTCATCCTCAAAGTATAATTCATTCGATGGTGCAGTGTAAAAACGGTGAGATCTTTGCTCAAGCCTCTCCTCCCGATATGAAAAATCCTATTTTAAATGCTTTAAGTTTTCCCGAAATGCCTGAAACTTTTTTAAAGCCCTTGGATTTTTCTAAAATTATAAAATTGGAATTTATACCCCCCAGAACCGATGCCTTCCCCATGCTGGCCTTGGGATTCGAAGCGGCTAAAAAAGGCGGAGCTTATCCTATCGCCTTTAATGTTGCAAATGAAGAAGCCGTTGAGGCCTTTATGCATGGAAAGATAGGCTTTACCGATTTGGCGGACATTACCCAAGAAGTTTTAAATTCGGATTGGACTATGAAACCTTCTTCTTATGAAGAAGTTTATGACTATGAAAACAGGGCAAGAGCTATTGCCTTGGCAAGGATACTTGCCCGCAACTCCTCTTGCAATAAGATTTATTAA